Proteins found in one Erythrobacter sp. KY5 genomic segment:
- a CDS encoding site-specific integrase — MARLTAASVKAAKEPGRYGDGEGLYLVIGKRGGKSWVVRVQKDGRRRDIGIGSASKVPLKLARERASEVREKIERGIDPVAERARAAGIPTFSDAVKAVHAENAPNWKNPKHSAQWINTLETYAVPTLGNRSVADVDAAAVRDCLAAIWLEKPETARRLRQRINTVIDWAVGKGYRDAALALPVIDKALPRQRAKTKHHAALPYSELPQFMGKLRETESMGRLALEAAILTAARSGEVRLMTWSELDLEAATWTVPAERMKAGREHVVPLSPQAVALFEGMEPHRREYTDLVFPGQKRGKPLSDMTLTKALRDMGVGVTAHGFRSTFRDWVGEQTNWPSDLAEAALAHVVSDKTVAAYQRGTMLEKRRQLMNVWAAYCVGSADGRILKLVAN, encoded by the coding sequence ATGGCGAGGCTGACAGCAGCATCGGTGAAGGCGGCAAAGGAGCCAGGGCGCTATGGCGACGGCGAAGGGCTTTATCTCGTTATCGGCAAACGTGGAGGGAAAAGCTGGGTTGTCCGAGTGCAGAAAGACGGGCGGCGGCGCGACATCGGAATCGGCAGTGCGAGCAAGGTTCCTCTCAAGCTGGCGCGAGAGCGAGCAAGCGAAGTTCGCGAGAAGATTGAGCGCGGCATCGATCCGGTTGCGGAAAGAGCTAGGGCGGCTGGTATCCCAACGTTTTCGGACGCCGTAAAAGCGGTGCATGCGGAAAACGCGCCGAATTGGAAGAACCCAAAGCATTCGGCGCAATGGATCAATACGCTTGAAACTTATGCAGTGCCAACGCTTGGTAATCGATCGGTCGCAGACGTTGACGCGGCGGCGGTTCGTGACTGCCTTGCCGCGATTTGGCTTGAGAAACCGGAAACTGCGCGGCGGCTTCGCCAACGCATTAACACCGTGATCGATTGGGCGGTCGGCAAAGGCTATCGCGATGCCGCGCTCGCACTTCCCGTCATAGACAAGGCACTGCCAAGACAGCGCGCCAAGACCAAGCACCACGCCGCACTTCCATACTCCGAGCTTCCCCAGTTTATGGGCAAACTACGGGAAACCGAAAGCATGGGCCGATTGGCCTTGGAGGCTGCAATCCTGACTGCCGCGCGTTCTGGCGAAGTTCGGTTGATGACGTGGAGCGAGCTGGATTTGGAGGCTGCGACTTGGACCGTGCCAGCCGAACGAATGAAGGCAGGGCGCGAGCACGTGGTTCCGCTTTCGCCGCAAGCCGTGGCGCTTTTCGAAGGGATGGAGCCGCACCGACGCGAGTACACCGACCTTGTCTTTCCGGGACAGAAACGCGGAAAGCCCTTGTCCGATATGACGCTCACGAAAGCGCTGCGCGACATGGGGGTTGGCGTGACGGCGCACGGCTTCCGCTCAACTTTCAGGGATTGGGTGGGCGAGCAAACGAATTGGCCATCTGATCTAGCAGAGGCAGCGTTGGCGCATGTGGTGAGCGACAAGACGGTAGCTGCATATCAGCGTGGAACCATGCTCGAAAAGCGTCGGCAGTTGATGAACGTGTGGGCTGCGTATTGCGTAGGTTCCGCCGATGGCCGCATCCTGAAACTTGTGGCAAACTGA
- the hspQ gene encoding heat shock protein HspQ, with protein sequence MERAHFFSSQAGRTINAPRSSRSRFGIGEVVRHRLFDFRGVVFDIDPVFANSEEWYESIPEEIRPPRDQPFYHLLAENEESSYVAYVSQGNLVADPSGGPIDHPTVPQLFEQFKDGRYRMRRSLTH encoded by the coding sequence ATGGAACGCGCTCACTTCTTTTCCAGCCAAGCGGGACGGACCATCAACGCCCCTCGCTCTTCACGCAGCCGGTTCGGCATTGGCGAGGTTGTACGCCACCGCCTGTTCGATTTCCGCGGCGTCGTATTCGATATCGACCCGGTCTTCGCCAATAGCGAGGAATGGTACGAATCGATCCCCGAAGAAATCCGCCCTCCCCGCGACCAGCCATTCTACCACCTCCTCGCCGAGAACGAAGAGTCGAGCTATGTCGCCTATGTGAGCCAGGGAAATCTCGTCGCTGATCCTAGCGGTGGGCCGATCGACCATCCGACCGTCCCCCAGCTGTTTGAGCAGTTCAAGGACGGTCGCTATCGGATGCGGCGCAGCCTCACGCATTGA
- a CDS encoding ABC transporter permease encodes MADELSANPNSPRNFPERGVPVITGINRVGLFALYMKEVRRFLKVQTQTIWAPAVTTLLFLVIFTVALGRGGREVLGVEFASFVAPGLIVMGMMQNAFANSSFSLLSGKIQGTIIDLLMPPLSPGELMGGIVAAAVTRAIAVGCTVALAMALWPGVSLAVTHIWAVIWFGLMGAVMLALLGLATSIWAEKFDHNAAITNFVIAPLSLLSGTFYVIDNLAPAFQAVSRANPFFYVISGFRYGFLGQSDIGDASAVTMAAIGIAVFNLVIAFAVYAVLRTGWKLKS; translated from the coding sequence ATGGCAGACGAGCTTTCAGCAAACCCCAATAGTCCGCGAAACTTCCCGGAGCGCGGTGTCCCGGTGATAACCGGCATCAACCGCGTGGGTCTTTTCGCGCTCTATATGAAGGAGGTGCGCCGGTTTCTCAAGGTCCAGACGCAGACGATCTGGGCTCCGGCGGTCACAACGCTGCTGTTTCTCGTAATCTTCACGGTCGCGCTGGGCCGGGGAGGGCGCGAAGTGCTTGGCGTGGAGTTCGCAAGCTTCGTTGCGCCGGGCCTGATCGTGATGGGCATGATGCAGAACGCGTTTGCCAATTCGTCCTTCTCGCTGCTCTCGGGCAAGATCCAGGGGACGATTATCGACCTACTGATGCCGCCGCTTTCTCCCGGAGAGCTGATGGGCGGGATCGTGGCGGCTGCTGTCACGCGGGCGATCGCTGTGGGCTGCACGGTTGCGCTCGCGATGGCGCTTTGGCCGGGCGTTTCTCTGGCCGTGACACACATTTGGGCGGTGATCTGGTTTGGGCTGATGGGAGCTGTGATGCTGGCGCTGCTTGGTCTTGCGACCTCGATCTGGGCCGAGAAGTTCGACCACAACGCCGCGATTACCAATTTCGTGATTGCGCCCCTCTCGCTGCTGTCGGGCACGTTCTACGTCATCGACAACCTCGCGCCCGCTTTCCAGGCTGTGAGCCGTGCGAACCCGTTCTTCTACGTGATCTCGGGCTTCCGCTATGGCTTCCTCGGGCAAAGCGATATCGGAGATGCGAGCGCCGTCACGATGGCCGCCATCGGCATCGCGGTCTTTAATCTTGTTATCGCTTTTGCGGTCTATGCCGTCCTGCGCACCGGCTGGAAGCTTAAGAGCTAG
- a CDS encoding GcrA family cell cycle regulator — MSWTDERIATLKKMWEGGSTASQIAEELGGVSRNAVIGKAHRLGLKSRPSPVKTNEKKKAAAKKAAPKPAPKKAASKPVAKPAAKPEPKADAPAAEAESEAASAKAADPKSTNSQAIPNPTPNLPKIVSVGPGGFLRQGPGDQQAPIPPAPPRRLVPAKPSPEIADKTSLLDLSDKVCRWPMGHPGEPDFHFCGEAVNPGFPYCVEHCGRAYQAQLPRGARRPPPPLPFGGPRVR; from the coding sequence ATGAGTTGGACTGACGAGCGCATCGCAACGCTCAAGAAAATGTGGGAAGGCGGATCGACCGCCAGCCAGATTGCAGAGGAATTGGGCGGTGTCAGCCGCAACGCGGTGATCGGCAAGGCACACCGCCTCGGCCTCAAATCGCGGCCTTCTCCGGTCAAGACGAACGAGAAGAAAAAGGCCGCGGCCAAGAAAGCGGCACCCAAACCCGCGCCAAAGAAGGCGGCGAGCAAACCGGTGGCGAAGCCCGCCGCAAAGCCCGAGCCCAAGGCCGACGCTCCGGCAGCCGAAGCTGAGAGCGAAGCCGCCAGCGCGAAGGCAGCAGATCCCAAGTCCACAAATTCGCAAGCCATTCCCAATCCCACGCCAAACCTGCCGAAGATCGTCTCGGTCGGCCCCGGCGGCTTTCTGCGACAGGGCCCCGGCGACCAGCAGGCACCGATCCCGCCCGCACCGCCGCGTCGCCTTGTCCCCGCCAAGCCGAGCCCCGAGATCGCGGACAAGACCAGCCTGCTTGACCTGTCGGACAAGGTCTGCCGCTGGCCGATGGGCCATCCGGGTGAGCCTGATTTCCATTTCTGCGGCGAAGCGGTGAACCCCGGCTTCCCCTATTGCGTCGAACATTGCGGCCGCGCTTATCAGGCACAGCTGCCTCGCGGTGCGCGCCGTCCCCCGCCGCCGCTTCCGTTTGGCGGTCCGCGGGTCCGCTAA
- a CDS encoding DUF1993 family protein: MPLTLHAAFVPSALQMLGTASHLLDKTEGWCATRECDHSAILGAQLIDDMLPFTYQIKSVAEHTAGAIAAVRKGVATPDLNPPPSTFDALREKLDGAKEAMKALDEEEMEDWIGRDMRFEFKETRLAFTAEDFLLSFAQPNFYFHCSAAYAIARHFGVEIGKMDYMGRVRARQG, translated from the coding sequence ATGCCGCTCACTCTTCACGCAGCTTTTGTCCCGAGCGCACTCCAGATGCTTGGCACCGCATCGCATCTTCTCGACAAGACCGAAGGCTGGTGCGCGACACGCGAATGCGACCATTCGGCGATCCTTGGTGCGCAGCTGATCGATGACATGTTGCCCTTTACATACCAGATCAAAAGCGTTGCGGAGCATACTGCGGGCGCGATCGCAGCGGTGCGCAAGGGGGTTGCCACTCCCGACCTCAATCCCCCGCCTTCCACATTCGATGCGCTGCGCGAAAAGCTGGATGGCGCAAAAGAGGCTATGAAAGCGCTCGACGAAGAAGAGATGGAAGACTGGATCGGGCGCGACATGCGCTTTGAGTTCAAGGAAACCCGGCTCGCTTTCACGGCTGAGGATTTCCTGCTGAGCTTTGCTCAACCCAATTTTTATTTCCACTGTAGCGCCGCCTACGCCATCGCCCGCCACTTTGGCGTTGAGATCGGGAAGATGGATTACATGGGCCGTGTCCGCGCCCGTCAGGGATGA